A stretch of DNA from Dehalobacterium formicoaceticum:
CATCCATCAGGAAAGCGCCCGTAAAGGAAAGCCTTTTGTTGTGATTAATTGCGGTGCGATTCCGGCAGCTTTGTTTGAGAGTGAGCTTTTCGGCTATCAGTCCGGCGCCTTTACCGGGGCAGACCGGAAGGGACGGCCGGGAAAATTCGAAATTTCCCATACGGGAACCATATTTTTGGATGAAATCGGTGAGATGCCCTTGGATCTGCAGGTCAAGCTCCTAAGAGTCCTGCAAAACAAACGCTTTTATAGGGTAGGTGGGGACGAGCCCATTGATGTGGACGTAAGGGTCATTGCTGCCACCCATCGGGATTTGGAGCAGATGATTGAGGAGCAGTTATTCCGGGAAGATCTATATTATCGCATTAATGTGGTTTCCCTGGAGATCCCTCCCTTGCGCCGGCGCAAAGAGGATATACCTGAGTTGATCTATCTTTTTATCAAGGAATTCTGCCTGCAGCAGAATCGGGAGATGGTGCAGATTGCCCCGGAGATAATGACAACCCTGCTCAATTACCCCTGGCCGGGGAATATTCGGGAGCTGCGCAATGTGGTGGAACGCATGGTTATTTTGGCGGAAGATAATATGATTCTCCAGGATCATCTGCCTCCGTCCATCAGTAAGAAAAAATCCTTCCAGGAAAAGGAGCCAATGCAGGATGACGTTTCTTTAACGGATATTACGGATCGTACCGAAAAGGAAATTATTTTACAGGCTTTAGAGGAGTCAGGAGGGGACAAATCCAAAGCCGCCAAGCGTTTGGGAATTCCCAGAAGCACCATGTACTATAAGATGAAAAAACTTGATATTAAGATTTGACCACCTATTTCTGTCTAATTTTCGACAGAGGTGTCAATTAATTAAACAGTGTTTTCTGAAAAATGTAAATATTAAGGAGATTCCAAAAGGGAATCTCCTTTTATGTTGGATTATGTTGGAAGAGAAATTATTTATTACCGGCAGTTTTGTGCCCTTTTGGCATGCAGCCGGGATGTATGCATTATGTTTTTGTCTTTTGGCATAAATATTGCTCTATTTAACATTAGAATTTTCTCAATAGAATTTTCTGATGAAAGCACAACAGAAGAACAGAAGAAGATAAGAACATAAGAACATAAGAACATAAGTAAATGAAATAATTTCAGATAAGATCAGATCAGCCCATAAAGATTTAGAAGTTCACTTAAGTAAAGGGGAGTGACAGAGATGCGTATTGGAGCACATCCAATTTTGGATTTTCAGCGGGGGCAGAAGGTATCTTTTTACTATGACGGACAATTGATAGAAGGCTATACGGAAGAGACTATTGCTGCCGCTTTGCATGCTGCCGGGATCCGGGTCCTGGGGCACAGTCCGGAGCTGCATCGCCCGCGGGGTCTTTTTTGTGCCATTGGCAATTGTTCTTCCTGCCTGATGGTGGTCAACGGCGAACCGAATGTCAGGGTATGCGTGGAGAAGGTGCAGCCGGGCATGCGGGTAGAAACACAGCAGGGAAAGGGGTGCCTCAGATGAAAGAAATCGAAATTCTCGTGATTGGCGGGGGACCGGCCGGCCTTTGTGCCGCAGCGGCTGCGGCAGAACTGGGCGCCCATGTGCTGGTTCTGGAAAGGGATAGCAAACCGGGGGGGCAATTGGTCAAGCAAACCCATAAGTTTTTCGGTTCCAAAAAACAATACGCCGGAGACCGGGGAATTCATATCGGGGATTTTCTTTTGGAACAGGTTACTGAAAGTCCTTTGGTGGAAGTTTGGGCCGATACCGCAGCCTTAGGCATTTATGAAGACGGAGTTGTTACCGCAGAAAAGGACAATCAGCATCTCAAAATCAAACCGGCGAGGATTATTGCGGCGACGGGAGCTTCGGAAAAGGCCTTAATGTTTCCCAATAACGATCTGCCGGGTATCTATGGAGCGGGTGCCGTGCAAACCTTAATGAATGTGGCCGGTGTGGTCCCGGGCAAGAGAGTGCTGATGGTGGGGGCCGGAAATATCGGATTGATTGTCTCCTATCAATTATTACAGGCAGGGGTGGAGGTGGCGGCCATTATTGAAGGGGCGCCTACCATCGGGGGCTATCTCGTTCATGCCTCCAAGGTGCGCCGGGCGGGAGTGCCTATCATGACCTCATTTACCGTCAAAGAAGCCTATGGCAAGGAAACATTAGAAGGAGCCATTGTGTGTCAATTGGACGAAAAATGGCAGCCGATTCCGGGCACGGAGCAGGATATCAAGGCGGATGTCATGTGTCTCGCGGTCGGTTTAAGCCCGTTGACGGAGTTATTATGGCAGGCGGACTGTAAGATGAAATATGTCGGGGAGCTTTCCGGTCATGTCCCGGTGCGCTCTCGATTCATGGAAACCACCCGACAAGGCTTATATGTGGCCGGAGACGTAAGCGGGGTTGAGGAAGCCAGCGCCGCCATGGTGGAAGGAAGACTGGCTGGTGTTTCCGCCGCCTTAAGCCTAGGCTATGGCAAGGACGTGGGATGTAAAATGCAGGCTGATGCCATGGAGGAATTAAAGGAATTACGTTCCGGTCCCACGGGGGAAAAAACCATGCAGGGATTATGGAAGCTTACCGGTAAGGAGGGGGCGATATGCTGAATCAAACAGGAATTCCCGGTGCCGCGGATCTAAGAAAGGTCCTGCCATCAGAGGAAAGGATGCTCCAGGGGCCGGTGGCGATTATCGAATGTTTTCAGGAAATCCCATGTAATCCTTGTACCGAAGCATGTAAGCAGGGAGCCATCTTGCCCATGCAGGATATCAATGATCTGCCGAAAATGGCATTTGAAAAATGCAATGGCTGCGGCCTGTGCATCAGCCGCTGCCCGGGACTGGCCATTTTTATCGTGGACTTTTCCTATCGTCCCACGGAAGCCGTGGTGCGCATCCCTTATGAATTTGTTCCTCTGCCGGAGGCCGGGCAAAAGGTGATGGGATTGAATCGTGCAGGCGAAGTGCTGGGAACCTTTGAGGTAAAAAAGGTGCAATCTGGTGGTAAGAAAAATATGACTTATACCATCTGGCTGGTGGTGCCCCGGGAGCTGGCTATGGAAGTGCGCAATATTCGTCTGGGAGGGGATAAACATGGAGCATAAGGTGCTGGTATGCCGCTGTGAAGATATTACCCTGGAAAAAATACATTATTTGATTGATCAGGGTTACCGTACCATTGATGAAATTAAACGGGTGAGCCGTGCCGGTATGGGGCCTTGCCAGGGCCGTACTTGCCGTATGCTTATCGCCCAGGAATTGGCCAAGGCATTGGGGGTCAGCATGGAAGAGGTGATCATGCCTACCTTCCGACCGCCGGTAAAAGCAGTTAAATTAGGCACCTTTGCAGGAGGTGAATAAAATGCAAAAAGCAGCTCAGGCAGTGATCATCGGGGGCGGGATCATCGGCTGTGCCCTGGCCTATGAACTGGCCCGGCGGGGGATGAAGGAGATCCTGGTGGTGGAGAAAAATTATCTTTGTTCCGGTGCCACGGGACGCTGCGGCGCCGGGATCAGGCAGCAATGGGGCACTGAATTGAATGCAACTTTGTCCCGGGACAGTGTCAAAAGATTTGAGCAGATGAATGAAGAATTGGCATACGATCAGGATATTGAGTTTAAGCAAGGGGGCTACCTGATGTGTGCCTACACGGAAAGCGTGTGGACACAATTTGAAAAAAACGTGGAATTACAGCAAAGACTTGGCATTCCCGTCCAAAAGGTTACGCCGGAAGAAGCAAAGGAAATCGTGCCACATCTCAATATTGAGGGATTAATTGGTGCCACCTTCTGTGGTACGGACGGCCATGCCAATCCCTTTCATGTGGTAGATGCCTATTATAAAGCGGCGAAGCGTCTGGGTGTGGTCTTTGAAACCTACACGGAAGTAACCGGCATTAAAGCGGCAAAAGGCCGGGTTAATGCTGTTCAAACCACTAAGGGTGACATCGTTACTCCTTTGGTGATTAATGCCACCAGCGGTGCCGCCGGTTTGATTTGTAATATGGTGGGATTTGATTTGCCCCTCTATGCCCAGAGACACCAGGCACTGGTGACGGAACCGGTGGAACATATGCAGGACCCCATGGTCATGTCCCTCAGCCATCGTCTTTATTGTCAGCAGGTACCCCATGGCAGTTTTGTCATGGGCGTAGGGGATCCCAACGAGCCCATCGGTCAAAATATCAACTCCAGCTGGGAATTTCTTGAGGATATGGCGCGCCAGGTCACCACCGTCTTACCAATTCTCAAGAATCTCCGGGTGGTGCGTCAATGGGGCGGTCTTTATGATATGAGTCCCGATGCCAATCCTATTCTGGATCAGGTGCCTGATGCCCAGGGGATGTGGGTTTTAGCCGGTTTCAGCGGTCATGGCTTTATGGTGGCGCCCCAAACAGCAGTATTGGTGGCACAAAAAATCACAGGTGGGGAATGCTTTATGCCCATTGAAAAATTTGGCTTGGATCGCTTCCGGCGGGGAGAACTGCTTATTGAACCGGCGGTGTGCTAAGATACTTGAACCGATCTCTTAAGAGTAAATTTCTTAAGGGATCGTTTTTTTATGGTCGGCACCAGTGTCGGTTTTTGGACACAAACAGAGTTCCTGGCATCAGGTAGAGTTTTCATTCCGCCTGATGCCCCGATGCTCAGCTTTAGATGACCGGGTCCACTACAAGAACAAAAAACTGAACATTAATGTGCGTTTTAGTCCACAGATCAAATAAATAATTCAAAGGCAAGAAAACCCTTGGGGGCGAAACCTTAATCATTAAGAATTGGTGTTACCCCAGATTCATCACAAATTACATCAGTCTGGCAGTATTAAAAAGCTGACAGTATTAAAAAGGTGAAATGAAAGGAGGCATAAAAAGAGAAGGCTCCATCTGATGTGGAGTAATCTGTTGATAGAGTAATTAGTTGATCATAAAAATAAGAAGGAGGCTGGTTTGATTGATCGTCATTGGTGAATTAATTAATTCAACCAGAAGAGAAATTAAAAATGCTATTGAAGAAAGGAATACAGCTTTAATTCAGGAAATTGCCAAAAAACAAGTTGAAGCAGGGGCGGATTATCTGGATGTTAATGCCGGAGCCTTTGTCGATGATGAAATAGATCATTTGCTATGGCTGATTGATGTCGTTCAGGCTGTTACCGACGTTCCTTTGGCTATAGACAGTGCAGATCCGGAAGCAATTGAGGCAGGGCTCAAAGCTCATAAAGGTGCATCCCCGATGATTAATTCCGTTACTGCCGAAGTGGAAAAATTTGAAGCGATCTTGCCTTTGATTAAACAATATAATGCCAAAACCATTGCTTTATGTTTGAATGATGACGGCATGCCTTCTACTGCTGACGAACGCTTGGCAATCGTGAAATGGTTCTGTGACCGTTTTACCAAAGAAGGAATTCCTTTAAGTGATGTTTTCCTTGATCCTTTGGTAAAACCCGTCAGTGTCAACGGCAGCTTTGGTAATGAGGTGTTAAATACCCTAGATGCGATCAATAAACAATATCCGGACATTCACACCACCTGTGGTTTAAGCAATGTTTCCTTCGGGTTGCCTGTAAGAAAATTACTCAACCAAGCCTTCTTTGTTATGTGCATTTCCCGGGGTATGGATTCTGTGATTATCGATCCTTTGGATCAGGGGATTATGTCTTTGATGTATGCCTCAGAAGTCCTGGTAGATAGAGATGAAAAATGTGCTAAGTATCTGAAAGCAGTCCGTGATGGCGTTGTTTCTGCTTAATAAGAGCAAAGCAAAACTTTCCCGCGGGAGGTGATGATGGTTTTTGCGGTTGCTGTTCCTATGAATTGAATTTTGAAAGGAGTTGGAGAGTTTATGGTTTTTACCAGACTAGGTGACGGTTCGGTTATTGAAATGTCCGTTGATGAAATCAAGCAAGACATTGAAGAAGCAACAAATGATGCCGCAGAAAGAGCGGGAGTTGCTCCCCTTTCTTCAGAAGATCAGGAACGTTTATTGGAAATTGTCACGAGAAAAGGCCGTTTTGTCGGGGTGGAACCCGGTAATGAACTGGTTTTGACCTATGACGAAGGCAGTGTTAAATTGATGCGTTTGGGCATTTCCATCGGCAGAATCCAGGATTTACAGATCTATGAAAGATGTTTCTGCGGGGATACCGCAGAGTTAGCCCACGTGGATTATAGTTATCGTCCTTTAAAATCAATCATCCATGAAGAACAAATCACCATGGAACAGGCTCAGCTGGTTACCGTTTTGCCTTTATTCTACGGGGCCATGCCCAATATGGCTCTGTACAGCTATCCTGACGGACCGGCACCAAATCCCATCGACTTATTGCCGGCAGGGAAAATTAAAGAAGCCCAGGCTGCCTATGAACAAGCCATCGAAATGATGATTCATGACCTGGTTTTTGCCGGCAGCAAAATGTATGAAGCCGGTGCGGACGGCATTAACTTTGATACTACCGGTTCCGCCGGGGATGCTGACTTTTATGCTACCTTGAAGGCGTCGGAAGAACTTAAAAAGAAATATCCGGATATTTGTATCGAAATGGGTATGGCCGGGGAATACGTTTTGGGGATGCATGGGGAACTTTTTTATGACGGGGTCAGACTGGCCGGTTTGTATCCTCATGAGCAGGTAAAAATTGCTGAGAAGGCCGGTGTTACCATCTTTGGGCCGGTTGTGAATATTAATTCCAGTCATTCTTTCGCCTTTGATATTACCAGAGCCGTGACCATGTACAAAGCATGTGCGGAAGCATCCAATATTCCCATTCATGGAAACATGGGTATGGGCGTAGGAGGAATTCCTATCGTTGATGTGCCTCCTGTTGATGCATTAAGCAGGGCATCTGTTGCCATGGCTGAAATTGCCAAATTAGATGGTTTGTAGGTTGGTGTGGGCGATCCTTTCGGAATGGCAATCAGTCACGCTATGGCTTCAGGCATGGGCGGAGTTCGTACTGCCGGAGATCTGGTAGCACGCATGCAAATGGCTAAAGGAATGCGCTTAAATGATGCCAAAAAATATGTGGCAGATAAATTAAAAGTTTCTGTCCCGGATTTAGTGGACTCTGTTGTGATGGACGAGGTCAGAGAAGACCTGGATATCGGCAGAACCCACAGCATTGCCGGTGCATCAAAGGGCCTTGAAGCAAAAGCAAATATTTCTAAAATACTTGATTTGAAAATTAACTGTGTAGAAAATTATAACAAGAGAACGTCACGTTAAGAAAGGCGCTTAAGAGGCCGGATTTTACTAGATAGGGAAGTCAGCAGGGTCTGGCTGGCCTATCATTAAATCCCGCGCATTAAGACCTTCAAAACCAGCAGTTGTCTATTATGATGGGAGGGCGATGTATAAATGAGTAATGAAATTTTGGAACAAGCGGCACAGAGTATCTTGGACGGACAAGTGGATCAGGCCGTAGAAATAGCTAAAAAAGCCCTGGCAGAGGGGTTAAACCCATTAGAAGTGATCGAAAAAGGTTTCGCGGTGGGTATTAATAAAGCGGGAGATCTTTTTGACCGGGGTAAATATTTCTTGCCGGAATTAATGACCGCCTCCGATGCCATGAAGGCTGCTACTGCCGTATTAAATGACGCCATTCCGGCTGAAAGCAAGAGCCAGAACATTAAATGCATCATCGCCACTGTAGAAGGGGACATTCATGATATCGGCAAAGGTATTGTGGTTTCCTTGTTCAGAGTTCATGGCATGGATGTCATTGATTTAGGCAACGATATTCCCACCAGTAAAATTATTGACGCAGCCATTGAGAATAATGCTGATGTGATCGGGGTCAGCGCATTGCTTAATACCACAATGAAACAAATGAAAAAGCTGCATGATGAAATGAGCAGCAGAGGGGTACGGGATCAATTTAAGACCGTTATCGGAGGCGCTCCTGTGACTCAAAGATATGCTGATAAAATTGGCGCCAACGCTTATGCGGAAAATGCCAACGATGGTGTGAAAAAAGTATTTGAAATGATGGGATAAACGGAGTTCTTGGCATCAGGTGGAGTTTTTACTCCATCTGATGCTTAGAAATCGTTATTCAGGAACTTAGTGGCAGTTGGTTATCGGACAAACAGATAGAAAAAAAGAAGAGCAGGCGCGGTACCGCACCTGCTCTTCTTTTTTTATTTTAAATTTTACTTTCAAACAACAAGCTCAAACTGATGGCGGTAATCCCTGGGGTTCACACCGGTTATTTGCTTAAAAACTCTGTTAAAATAACTGCGATCGTTATAGCCTACCTGATGGGCTACTTCCATAATTGTGGCTTCAGGAGTTTGCAGTAGAAGTTTTGCTTGACGGATGCGCACCCGATTGATGTGTTCAATGATGGAATAGCCCTTCTCTTTTTTAAATAAACGGCTGAGATATGAGGAACTGACGAAACAGGCTTGGGCAATTTCTGTTAAGCAAAGTTCCGGCAAACTAAAGTTTTTTTGTATATAGGCAATTGCTTTTTGAATGATCTCATTACCAATTCCCGCTGGGTTTTGAGCTGAAAATTGTTCAATATAGGAATTTCCGGTGTTCAGAAGCCAGAGCATTACTTTCTCCGGGGTATCCGCATCTTCCAGTTCTCCTAGTTTGGGAAAAGCAATTTTATTAGAATTGTCACAGATCGGTCCGTTTTCCGTGGACAAGCGAATTAATTGGCTGGTAAATCCCATGCATAGGCCTTTAAGGGTTTCCAGGTGACCCTTGCTTAAAAGGAAAGCTTTGAACACCAACTGTTCCAAATTTTTTCGGGCATTGGCAGAATCACCCGAGCGAATATCCTGAATGAGTTTCCCTTCCAGCTCCAGCATGGAATGGCGGGAAGCATCCTGCTCCTGAAAAGAAAGATCTTTTTGACGGTGATTTTTGTTCCACAGCCAGGAACTTACCTGACGCAGCTTTCTTTGCTCATTCATGAGCTGAGATCCTCCCCGGGAAAGATATGTGGCGGTAACGGAAAGCAGGTTGGCCGCGGACTGTACCTGAGATGGAGTTGCAATTTTCAGTTCCTGCACCTTTGATAAAAGTGTCTCCGGATTTAATTGCAGTTTTGATGCCAAAGAATTGATTTCCTGATAGAAATAATCATCCTGCTGCCACATCAGTACCCGGCCTCCCGTAAGGTTGGCAATATGCTGATTTTTATCATAAACGGGACATACCCAGATCGTCAAACCGGCATGACATTGAAAAATGTAGGGTTCCCGCCACTTGGCAGCTTGTTTGCCGGCTTCCTTATATGTTTCCTGGCACCGTTTTGATTCGCAGCTTCCTTTAATAAAAGTGCAGAAGTTTTGCTCCGTCCCCTGGGCTGAAAGAATACAATTGCCATTGATATCAGTTGCCGAGACGGGTAAGTCGGTAGCGACGGCAAAGGAATTTAACAAATACTGCAGATTTGAGTCTGCTAAAGTGTCCATGTTTACATCGTTCACTTGTTCAGAGATCGTTAATCCAAGCATATTGACTCTCCTTCCCTTGCAAAAATAAACTATTTAATATTAATTATTAATAGAATATTTGCAAATTTGATGCCATGATCGTGCAAATTGGGGAAAAGTCAAGCAGGACAAGGATAAGTTCTCTTGATAGAATTTTTATGATAAAAAAATTGTCCCGTAACTGTAATCTATTGTTGACAGTAAAGTTGATTATGTCAAGAAATTAAAGGTGTAAACAAATTTTTCATGACAATAAAAGTTACATCTTATGAAAGTGGTTCTAAAAATGATTTTAACTTAGTGTTGAAAAGAAGATCAATTTTTTTGGGCGCATCCTGGGCATTTTCTGCGTAAGTGTCGGCTCCGATGGATTCTGCGAAGGCTTTGGTTACCGGGCAGCCTCCCACGATAATTTTGACGGCATGACGCAGGTTGTTTTTATGGAGTGCATTGATCACATAAGCCATTTCCCCCATGGAAGAAGTAAGCAAGGCAGACATGCCCAATATCTCCGGCTTAAGTTCCTTAATGCCATCCATAAATTGAGCGGCGGATACATTAACACCAAGATCAATGACTTTAAAATTGTGACATTCCAAAACGAGGGAAACCAGGTCTTTGCCCAAACTATGAAAGTCATTTTTTACGGTGCCCAGGAGAATGGTTTTGGAATTCTTTTTATAATTGGGTGATATCTTCAAATGCGCTAAACCGGCCGAGGCGGCACGGGAAGCAACAATGATGTGGGGGACGGAATAGTCCGCATCACAATATCTTTCCGATAAACCTTTTAAGGCAGGGGTAAGCCCTTCTAATAAAATCTGCTGATCATTCATACCTTTTTCGCGCAGACGATTGATAAGATTGATTACTTCCTGTGCCAAGCCGGATAAAACAGCCTGGGTGATGGAACGGCAAATCAACTGATCCTGATGTTCCATGGTAATTGCTCCCTCTTGTTAATATTGATGTTTCTTATTTATTATAGTATGGTCAGCAAAAGATTATCAAGAGTGAGGACATTTACAATCATATAAAACCACCGTCTTCAAAGGTTTTGGGTAGATTTGATTATGAATTCTAGTTCCTTGGATGCTTATTTGGCGAGGTATGGAAAGCAGTCTATTATTTTACGTTTAGTGAAAAGTGTAAGGAAAATGATGACCTAAGGAAAATATTAAATATTATTAACAAGGAGGATTGGGGGAGGAATTCAATTATGAAGTTGCGAATACTTTATATTGTCTTATGCAATAATGCTAAACCAGTAAGATTTAACGCAGGAATTCTTAGTAGCTCTAATTTAGGAGAGAGGGTGATTTTGATACTGAACCAATTGAAAAGAATAAATGTCCTATTCCCATGGTTAATCCTAGTGATCCTGTTAACTGTTGCAAGTCCGTCCTATGGATATGATAATGAGACAGATATTCAAACAGTTTTGCTTGCGGAAAGTTTAATAGGCAAACCTTATGTGCCAGGGGGAAATACACCGGAGAAGGGGTTTGACAGTATCGGGTTTATTCAGTACATATATAAAGAGGGAGAAAATATTGTCCTCCCCAGATCGCCATCACAATTATGGAAGCTGGGTAAACCTATAGAACGCAGTGAAATACAGCCCGGGGATGTTCTTTTCTTTAATGGAAGCAATAACATGATAGCAGCAATATATACGGGCGACGATATCATGATTGTTGTATCGACTACTGAAGGGGTAGTAGAACGGAATATCGTACAGGATTCCTATTGGAGGGAACGGTATAAAGGTGCAAGACGCTATACAGATATAGCTGAGGAATTAAATCCTGCCGCCCAAAAAGCTCTTGAATTAGTGGGATCTCCTTATAAACCTGGAGGTAATGATCCAAATGGCTTTGATCACTCCGGATTTGTACAATACGTTTTTAGTAATATCTACAAACTTGATTTTCCCAGAACATCGAATGAGCAATGGCGAATAGGTATGGAAGTAGACCCTGCTCATCTTGATTCCGGTGATGTCCTGTTCTTTCAG
This window harbors:
- a CDS encoding (2Fe-2S)-binding protein — encoded protein: MRIGAHPILDFQRGQKVSFYYDGQLIEGYTEETIAAALHAAGIRVLGHSPELHRPRGLFCAIGNCSSCLMVVNGEPNVRVCVEKVQPGMRVETQQGKGCLR
- a CDS encoding NAD(P)/FAD-dependent oxidoreductase translates to MKEIEILVIGGGPAGLCAAAAAAELGAHVLVLERDSKPGGQLVKQTHKFFGSKKQYAGDRGIHIGDFLLEQVTESPLVEVWADTAALGIYEDGVVTAEKDNQHLKIKPARIIAATGASEKALMFPNNDLPGIYGAGAVQTLMNVAGVVPGKRVLMVGAGNIGLIVSYQLLQAGVEVAAIIEGAPTIGGYLVHASKVRRAGVPIMTSFTVKEAYGKETLEGAIVCQLDEKWQPIPGTEQDIKADVMCLAVGLSPLTELLWQADCKMKYVGELSGHVPVRSRFMETTRQGLYVAGDVSGVEEASAAMVEGRLAGVSAALSLGYGKDVGCKMQADAMEELKELRSGPTGEKTMQGLWKLTGKEGAIC
- a CDS encoding 4Fe-4S binding protein, which codes for MLNQTGIPGAADLRKVLPSEERMLQGPVAIIECFQEIPCNPCTEACKQGAILPMQDINDLPKMAFEKCNGCGLCISRCPGLAIFIVDFSYRPTEAVVRIPYEFVPLPEAGQKVMGLNRAGEVLGTFEVKKVQSGGKKNMTYTIWLVVPRELAMEVRNIRLGGDKHGA
- a CDS encoding (2Fe-2S)-binding protein, producing the protein MEHKVLVCRCEDITLEKIHYLIDQGYRTIDEIKRVSRAGMGPCQGRTCRMLIAQELAKALGVSMEEVIMPTFRPPVKAVKLGTFAGGE
- a CDS encoding NAD(P)/FAD-dependent oxidoreductase, with amino-acid sequence MQKAAQAVIIGGGIIGCALAYELARRGMKEILVVEKNYLCSGATGRCGAGIRQQWGTELNATLSRDSVKRFEQMNEELAYDQDIEFKQGGYLMCAYTESVWTQFEKNVELQQRLGIPVQKVTPEEAKEIVPHLNIEGLIGATFCGTDGHANPFHVVDAYYKAAKRLGVVFETYTEVTGIKAAKGRVNAVQTTKGDIVTPLVINATSGAAGLICNMVGFDLPLYAQRHQALVTEPVEHMQDPMVMSLSHRLYCQQVPHGSFVMGVGDPNEPIGQNINSSWEFLEDMARQVTTVLPILKNLRVVRQWGGLYDMSPDANPILDQVPDAQGMWVLAGFSGHGFMVAPQTAVLVAQKITGGECFMPIEKFGLDRFRRGELLIEPAVC
- a CDS encoding methyltetrahydrofolate cobalamin methyltransferase; this translates as MIVIGELINSTRREIKNAIEERNTALIQEIAKKQVEAGADYLDVNAGAFVDDEIDHLLWLIDVVQAVTDVPLAIDSADPEAIEAGLKAHKGASPMINSVTAEVEKFEAILPLIKQYNAKTIALCLNDDGMPSTADERLAIVKWFCDRFTKEGIPLSDVFLDPLVKPVSVNGSFGNEVLNTLDAINKQYPDIHTTCGLSNVSFGLPVRKLLNQAFFVMCISRGMDSVIIDPLDQGIMSLMYASEVLVDRDEKCAKYLKAVRDGVVSA
- a CDS encoding cobalamin B12-binding domain-containing protein, with product MSNEILEQAAQSILDGQVDQAVEIAKKALAEGLNPLEVIEKGFAVGINKAGDLFDRGKYFLPELMTASDAMKAATAVLNDAIPAESKSQNIKCIIATVEGDIHDIGKGIVVSLFRVHGMDVIDLGNDIPTSKIIDAAIENNADVIGVSALLNTTMKQMKKLHDEMSSRGVRDQFKTVIGGAPVTQRYADKIGANAYAENANDGVKKVFEMMG
- a CDS encoding PocR ligand-binding domain-containing protein, which gives rise to MLGLTISEQVNDVNMDTLADSNLQYLLNSFAVATDLPVSATDINGNCILSAQGTEQNFCTFIKGSCESKRCQETYKEAGKQAAKWREPYIFQCHAGLTIWVCPVYDKNQHIANLTGGRVLMWQQDDYFYQEINSLASKLQLNPETLLSKVQELKIATPSQVQSAANLLSVTATYLSRGGSQLMNEQRKLRQVSSWLWNKNHRQKDLSFQEQDASRHSMLELEGKLIQDIRSGDSANARKNLEQLVFKAFLLSKGHLETLKGLCMGFTSQLIRLSTENGPICDNSNKIAFPKLGELEDADTPEKVMLWLLNTGNSYIEQFSAQNPAGIGNEIIQKAIAYIQKNFSLPELCLTEIAQACFVSSSYLSRLFKKEKGYSIIEHINRVRIRQAKLLLQTPEATIMEVAHQVGYNDRSYFNRVFKQITGVNPRDYRHQFELVV
- a CDS encoding cobalamin B12-binding domain-containing protein — protein: MEHQDQLICRSITQAVLSGLAQEVINLINRLREKGMNDQQILLEGLTPALKGLSERYCDADYSVPHIIVASRAASAGLAHLKISPNYKKNSKTILLGTVKNDFHSLGKDLVSLVLECHNFKVIDLGVNVSAAQFMDGIKELKPEILGMSALLTSSMGEMAYVINALHKNNLRHAVKIIVGGCPVTKAFAESIGADTYAENAQDAPKKIDLLFNTKLKSFLEPLS